The Daphnia pulex isolate KAP4 chromosome 3, ASM2113471v1 genome includes a region encoding these proteins:
- the LOC124190484 gene encoding uncharacterized protein LOC124190484: MISKVLVCILVPFVVLSIIFDPVDAQAWNDGDGGKVKWQFDCDFPGNDIGNQRVPGDQCGGLCIKTNGCNHFSHFNGICYLKKASSIPSRKQTSGWGGICGFLTGSNENSGNRNVKGTFWAEQSDAGGCQMPQGDYAVTDAIALGQSQALGNLKWRQGLCGQVLRIDCGNGPIDAVVASTCNLNSDSCGVDMIGKTWRRATSNKSPGIVDCSVSLTNRNPLNGNDAICYYRPNSETTNNYYAILGVVNTGGRISSSAVAAGVTGRRNNDGWFEFNGSGSPKFQKNAEVVFRYEDGSSSSFRLSNCRNGGQVQIFR; this comes from the exons ATGATTTCGAAAGTTCTCGTATGCATTCTCGTCCCGTTTGTTGTGCTGTCGATAATATTTGATCCAGTGGACGCACAGGCGTGGAACGACGGTGACGGGGGCAAAGTTAAATGGCAATTTGATTGCGACTTTCCCGGCAATGATATCGGAAATCAAAGAGTTCCTGGCGACCAATGTGGCGGCCTTTGTATTAAAACAAATGGATGTAACCACTTTAGTCACTTTAATGGAATCTGCTATTTGAAAAAGGCATCAAGCATCCCTTCCCGTAAACAGACAAGCGGTTGGGGAGGCATATGCGGATTCCTAACAG GAAGTAATGAAAATTCCGGCAATCGTAATGTCAAAGGCACTTTCTGGGCGGAGCAATCTGATGCTGGCGGATGTCAAATGCCGCAAGGTGATTACGCGGTAACCGACGCGATTGCTCTTGGACAATCGCAAGCACTCGGAAACCTCAAGTGGCGTCAAGGATTGTGCGGCCAAGTCTTGCGGATCGACTGCGGAAACGGACCGATTGATGCCGTTGTGGCCAGCACTTGCAACCTGAACAGCGATTCCTGCGGGGTGGACATGATCGGCAAAACCTGGCGACGAGCCACTTCGAACAAGTCACCCGGTATCGTCGATTGTAGTGTTTCGTTGACCAACCGAAACCCCTTAAACGGAAATGATGCCATCTGCTACTACCGTCCCAATTCCGAAACTACTAATAATTACTACGCAATCCTTGGAGTCGTTAACACCGGAGGTAGGATCAGTTCGTCAGCTGTTGCGGCTGGAGTGACAGGTCGCCGGAATAACGATGGTTGGTTCGAATTCAACGGATCAGGAAGCCCCAAATTTCAGAAGAATGCCGAAGTTGTATTTCGTTATGAAGATggatcgtcttcttcttttcggctCAGCAACTGTCGAAATGGAGGACAAGTACAGATATTTCGATAA